The DNA region AAAATGTAACCCATGTGAATGTTGAACAGGAGATTTTATAATTAAAAAAAACTCCGCCCGACTGTCGCTCTGTGTCCTGAGAAATTTCCTTGACAGCAAAGACATGTCTGCTTAAGATAAGGGGCAAAGGAGTTTTTCCTATGAGTTGTAAGACAAGGGAAGGGACAACATCAAGGGGGATGCAAACCATTGAGAATAAAGGCTCTGAAAGAATTTGCAGAAAAGACTTGACAATATCAGTGTCTTAGTCAGGAGTCATCTTTACACTTGGCATAAAAAAGCAATAGCCAAAATCCCTCCAATGGGTTATAAGGTAATTCGGGCCATGCGAGCGAATGTAAAAAATAATAATTCCTTTTTATCCCTTCTGGCTTGATTGGAATAACATGTTTATTGACGAAACTAAAGTAGTTCTGTTATCCTAAATAAATTTTTCTTTGAGAGAGATTAGTTAAAAAACTAAAAAGAGGTCGATTAAGATGCCGATAAAAAGCAGTAAAAAGAAGAAAGCCATTAAAAAGCACTCTACTAAGAAAAAGCTTCCACAAAACAAAACAAAGAAACCTTCAGGAAGTAAAGGGCATATGCTTGACAGGGTAAGGGAAAAGCTACTCAGACAGAAAAATGCTATTCTGACAGAGGCAGGAGTTGCCATAAACAACCTTCCAGAGCCGAGCCTTTTCTCTGACCTTGGAGACCAGGCATCAGCTGAATGCGACAAAAACTTCATGCTCAAATTAAGAGGCAGGGAGCAGAGACTCCTGAAAAAAATAGAAGACGCCATAGAGCGCATTGACTCAGGCACATTCGGAATATGCGAGGTCTGCGGAAACCCGATTGAAATCAAAAGGCTTGAGGTAAGGCCTGTTACGACCATGTGCATCGACTGTAAAACAGAGCAGGAAGAAGAAGAAAAACTAAGAGGACTCTAACCTCCTACCGATTCAATTTGCCTTTACATTTTTAGTATATGTGTGATAATATCAATACTTAAATATCCGAAAGGTGGTGAAGGGATGCCTCTTCAAAAGGAAGGCAAACAGGTTTTAATAGACCAGTACAAGGTACATGGCACAGACACAGGTTCTCCTGAAGTACAGGTAGCTATTTTAAGTGCAAGGATAAATTATCTAACAGAACATTTTAAGACCCATAAGAAAGACCATCATTCCCGCCGTGGGCTTCTGAAGCTCGTTGGACAAAGAAGAAAACTACTCGATTATCTGAAGACATCCAACAAAGAAAGATACGAAAGACTGATAGTCAGCTTAGGTCTCAGAAAGTAGGAAAAATGACCCGCTTAGAACTCACAATCAGGGATAAAACCCTTATTTTAGAAACCGGTCAGATAGCAAGACAGTCAGATGGTGCAGTTGTCGTAAGATATGGAGACACCGTTGTCCTTGCTTCTGTAGTTGCAGATAAGAAGACAAAGGAGGCGGCTGATTTTTTCCCCCTCACCATCGACTATCAGGAGAAGGCTTATGCGGCAGGA from Nitrospirota bacterium includes:
- a CDS encoding TraR/DksA C4-type zinc finger protein, which produces MLDRVREKLLRQKNAILTEAGVAINNLPEPSLFSDLGDQASAECDKNFMLKLRGREQRLLKKIEDAIERIDSGTFGICEVCGNPIEIKRLEVRPVTTMCIDCKTEQEEEEKLRGL
- the rpsO gene encoding 30S ribosomal protein S15; amino-acid sequence: MPLQKEGKQVLIDQYKVHGTDTGSPEVQVAILSARINYLTEHFKTHKKDHHSRRGLLKLVGQRRKLLDYLKTSNKERYERLIVSLGLRK